In Zingiber officinale cultivar Zhangliang chromosome 6A, Zo_v1.1, whole genome shotgun sequence, a single genomic region encodes these proteins:
- the LOC121997089 gene encoding BAG family molecular chaperone regulator 1-like isoform X2 — MRSRTGTAFSPVKESPAAADWEVRPSGMLVQTRGADACPPVPAIRVKVKHGAACHEIYIGALASFGELKKALSAKTGLHPLDMKLSYKNRERQSAAFLDSAGVMDKSKLLLEEDPAARTKRLLDLRKADKAEKTAKSISAISLEVDRLGSKVSEMEAMVNQNRKVVDNDVTDLIASLMNELVKLDGIVADGDVNVQRRLQKYVETLDFIKLKNTQLSKHHSQSNQMLQKRDSQQPHNPFQQQNQQQQKQETAEFQQQTQQPVVMTMNWETFDSLFTPSTSSTTTTASSTPHASFDWEQF; from the exons ATGCGGTCGAGAACGGGGACGGCATTCAGTCCGGTTAAGGAATCGCCGGCGGCGGCGGATTGGGAGGTACGGCCGAGCGGAATGCTCGTCCAGACCCGCGGAGCCGACGCCTGTCCTCCCGTCCCCGCCATCCGCGTCAAAGTCAAGCATGGCGCCGCCTGCCACGAGATCTACATCGGCGCCCTGGCCTCCTTCG GGGAGCTGAAGAAGGCGCTGTCGGCGAAGACGGGGCTCCACCCGCTCGACATGAAGCTGTCGTACAAGAACAGAGAGAGGCAGTCGGCGGCGTTCCTCGACTCCGCCGGCGTCATGGACAAGTCGAAGTTGCTGCTGGAGGAAGACCCCGCCGCGCGCACCAAGCGCCTGCTCGATTTGCGCAAGGCCGACAAGGCAGAGAAAACCGCCAAGTCGATCTCTGCAATTAGCCTTGAGGTGGACCGCCTTGGTTCCAAG GTGTCAGAGATGGAGGCGATGGTGAATCAAAACCGCAAGGTGGTGGATAACGATGTGACCGACCTCATTGCATCCCTAATGAATGAGCTGGTCAAGCTGGACGGCATTGTTGCTGATGGAGATGTAAATGTTCAGAGGAGGTTGCAG AAATATGTAGAAACGTTAGATTTCATCAAGTTGAAGAACACTCAACTAAGCAAACACCATTCCCAAAGTAATCAAATGCTGCAAAAGAGAGATTCACAGCAACCACACAACCCATTTCAGCAACAAAACCAGCAGCAGCAGAAGCAAGAGACTGCAGAATTCCAACAGCAAACTCAGCAGCCGGTGGTCATGACAATGAACTGGGAAACATTTGATTCCCTCTTCACGCCATCTAcctcctccaccaccaccactGCCTCCTCCACACCCCATGCGAGCTTCGACTGGGAGCAGTTTTGA
- the LOC121997089 gene encoding BAG family molecular chaperone regulator 1-like isoform X1, translating into MRSRTGTAFSPVKESPAAADWEVRPSGMLVQTRGADACPPVPAIRVKVKHGAACHEIYIGALASFGELKKALSAKTGLHPLDMKLSYKNRERQSAAFLDSAGVMDKSKLLLEEDPAARTKRLLDLRKADKAEKTAKSISAISLEVDRLGSKVSEMEAMVNQNRKVVDNDVTDLIASLMNELVKLDGIVADGDVNVQRRLQIKMTQKYVETLDFIKLKNTQLSKHHSQSNQMLQKRDSQQPHNPFQQQNQQQQKQETAEFQQQTQQPVVMTMNWETFDSLFTPSTSSTTTTASSTPHASFDWEQF; encoded by the exons ATGCGGTCGAGAACGGGGACGGCATTCAGTCCGGTTAAGGAATCGCCGGCGGCGGCGGATTGGGAGGTACGGCCGAGCGGAATGCTCGTCCAGACCCGCGGAGCCGACGCCTGTCCTCCCGTCCCCGCCATCCGCGTCAAAGTCAAGCATGGCGCCGCCTGCCACGAGATCTACATCGGCGCCCTGGCCTCCTTCG GGGAGCTGAAGAAGGCGCTGTCGGCGAAGACGGGGCTCCACCCGCTCGACATGAAGCTGTCGTACAAGAACAGAGAGAGGCAGTCGGCGGCGTTCCTCGACTCCGCCGGCGTCATGGACAAGTCGAAGTTGCTGCTGGAGGAAGACCCCGCCGCGCGCACCAAGCGCCTGCTCGATTTGCGCAAGGCCGACAAGGCAGAGAAAACCGCCAAGTCGATCTCTGCAATTAGCCTTGAGGTGGACCGCCTTGGTTCCAAG GTGTCAGAGATGGAGGCGATGGTGAATCAAAACCGCAAGGTGGTGGATAACGATGTGACCGACCTCATTGCATCCCTAATGAATGAGCTGGTCAAGCTGGACGGCATTGTTGCTGATGGAGATGTAAATGTTCAGAGGAGGTTGCAG ATCAAAATGACGCAGAAATATGTAGAAACGTTAGATTTCATCAAGTTGAAGAACACTCAACTAAGCAAACACCATTCCCAAAGTAATCAAATGCTGCAAAAGAGAGATTCACAGCAACCACACAACCCATTTCAGCAACAAAACCAGCAGCAGCAGAAGCAAGAGACTGCAGAATTCCAACAGCAAACTCAGCAGCCGGTGGTCATGACAATGAACTGGGAAACATTTGATTCCCTCTTCACGCCATCTAcctcctccaccaccaccactGCCTCCTCCACACCCCATGCGAGCTTCGACTGGGAGCAGTTTTGA